A region of Haliotis asinina isolate JCU_RB_2024 chromosome 7, JCU_Hal_asi_v2, whole genome shotgun sequence DNA encodes the following proteins:
- the LOC137291228 gene encoding uncharacterized protein: MAWTSTPIDRSLMSETTYKVSVSDLIRPRQPLFKPPKLNLGIKSSTNNQNTLTSKKETVKVPSASNDAGRKPLQSSSHVSISKKQTSCVKTVTPPHTEKAFLPFFFVEANLLFIVDVVDVSSMNLPEWISDISPLASSSTTSCSSSTSLNLNEENMMTKQSAVSNDKVVKVSTMNLPEWIYDISRWASTPTTSCSSSTSLDLNEENVMPKQTAASDDKTPPAKVPKKRVRFSQVAWPSDVDESVIKLKFSQPQARAFTIVYDEDQSELDRDSQPQLRPPPPPLVPYTGDVNRRLVPSMSRLSLEDVLLVNESRKRRRDMASVFTGDVKKRKIAPSDGRNETSYVTRPKQWWLRKRRQARRKQDQPSSSTSTSAVSATTSTITTISPGSASYSCPTSISGASSSHRRSLKRRAPDDDSCSGDGFKRSRLN, translated from the exons ATGGCGTGGACATCAACCCCCATTGACAGGAGCCTCATGTCTGAGACAACATACAAAGTCTCTGTCTCGGACTTGATCAGACCACGCCAGCCTCTCTTCAAGCCTCCCAAACTCAATCTGGGTATCAAGTCATCTACAAATAACCAG AACACGCTGACATCAAAGAAGGAGACTGTCAAAGTTCCTAGCGCATCAAATGATGCTGGGCGAAAGCCTCTTCAGTCATCCTCACACGTCTCCATCTCCAAGAAACAGACTTCCTGTGTGAAAACAGTCACCCCTCCTCACACAGAGAAG GCATTTTTGCCGTTCTTCTTTGTGGAGGCCAATCTTCTGTTCATTGTGGAT GTTGTGGATGTGTCCAGTATGAATCTGCCAGAGTGGATCAGTGATATATCCCCTTTGGCCTCCTCCTCAACCACTTCCTGCTCATCCTCAACAAGCCTGAACTTGAATGAAGAAAACATGATGACCAAACAATCCGCTGTATCTAATGATAAA GTTGTGAAAGTGTCCACTATGAATCTGCCAGAGTGGATCTACGATATATCCCGCTGGGCGTCCACCCCAACCACTTCCTGCTCATCCTCAACAAGCCTGGACTTGAATGAAGAAAACGTGATGCCCAAACAAACCGCTGCATCTGATGATAAA aCTCCTCCTGCCAAAGTGCCAAAGAAAAGAGTCAGATTCAGCCAAGTGGCGTGGCCTTCAGACGTTGACGAGTCAGTCATTAAACTGAAATTCTCACAGCCTCAG GCACGAGCATTTACCATCGTGTATGATGAGGATCAG TCTGAACTTGACAGAGACTCCCAGCCTCAGCTTCGTCCCCCACCGCCCCCTCTCGTCCCATACACCGGGGACGTCAACCGCCGTTTGGTTCCCTCCATGTCCAGACTGAGCCTGGAGGACGTCCTGCTG GTCAACGAATCGAGAAAGAGGAGAAGGGATATGGCCTCCGTCTTCACAGGCGACGTCAAGAAGAGGAAGATTGCACCCTCGGACGGAAGAAATGAGACCAGCTACGTCACAAGACCCAAACAATGGTGGCTGAGGAAACGCAGACAAGCGAGGAGGAAACAGGACCAACCATCCTCCTCAACTTCTACCTCTGCTGTCAGCGCAACTACTTCGACTATCACCACCATTTCACCCGGATCTGCCTCTTACTCTTGTCCAACGTCCATCTCTGGTGCCTCTTCTTCCCATAGGAGATCTCTTAAGAGGAGGGCACCAGACGATGATTCCTGTTCTGGTGATGGCTTCAAGAGGTCTCGTCTCAACTAG